TGGAACTGGGACCCGGAAGAGCTGGACGGCGGGCGCAACTTCGGCCACCTGGCCTATCGGGTCCAGGACATCTACGCCCTGTGCCGCTCGCTCATGGACGCCGGCGTCACCATCAATCGCCCGCCCCGCGACGGCCGCATGGCGTTCGTGCGCTCGCCCGACGGGGTCTCCATCGAGCTGCTGCAGAAAGGCGACCCGCTGCCGGAGCAGGAGCCGTGGAAGTCCATGGAGAACATCGGGACCTGGTAGCCCCATGGGCGTTGCGGGTTGGCCGGGCGGATACGCCGGAACAGGTAGACGCCG
The Aquisalimonas asiatica genome window above contains:
- a CDS encoding VOC family protein codes for the protein MQYLHTMVRISDIDDSLDFYCNKLGMVEISRREEEAGRFTLIFLAAPEDAERAREDKAPMIELTWNWDPEELDGGRNFGHLAYRVQDIYALCRSLMDAGVTINRPPRDGRMAFVRSPDGVSIELLQKGDPLPEQEPWKSMENIGTW